CTATTCAGCCTTGGCGTTGCAGATGCTGATGAACTCGGGATTGAGCAATCTCCATCGGTTGCGGCGCCAGCTAAACCACAGGTCAAGGCATAGGAAGTAGGGGAATTGCCGTGAAAAAGAACAACAAAGCCGTGACCATTTCTTTGATCGTAGCGGCGATTACCATTGCTGCGTTTCCAATGTTTTTCAACTTGGGTGATCCGAATGCTGAGGAAGCATTTGATGGTACGTACGCCGGTGCGGAATCAATCGTGGCTGAGCATAACCCTGATTATGAGCCGTGGTTCTCTCCGCTTGTAGGCGAGCTGCCTGGTGAGGCCGAAT
The sequence above is drawn from the Corynebacterium rouxii genome and encodes:
- a CDS encoding energy-coupling factor ABC transporter substrate-binding protein, yielding MKKNNKAVTISLIVAAITIAAFPMFFNLGDPNAEEAFDGTYAGAESIVAEHNPDYEPWFSPLVGELPGEAESGLFALQAALGAGLLGYALGFYRGRKGDAAVQDQAADHITTQA